The Deinococcota bacterium DNA window GAGGCCTTAGGCGGCCCGGCCGGCGCTCTCCTTGCGCGCCCGGCCGTAGAGCATGCGCAGCTTGAACATGCCCCGCTTGTGCGCGGCCTTGACCTCCTCCTCGCTCAAGCCCAGGCTGTCCGCGGTAGCGACGATACTCGTTTTGGACTTGTCGCGCATGCCCTCGAGCCGGCTCACGACCTCCACGTCCTGCTCCCCCAGCTCGCCCAGGAAGGCCTCGAGGTCGCTGCTCGTCGCTTTGGGCGCGGTCGCCTTGGGACCCTTCGGCGCCGGAGCCTTTCTTGTCGGGGTCTTCTTTTTCGATGTTGAGGCTTTTGCCTTGGTCTTGCTTGCCTTGGCCTTGGCGGTGGTCTTGCCCCTGGTCTTGGTCTTGCCCCTGGTCTTGGCGGGCGCGTCGCCCTTAGCGGCCAGCAGCGCCAGCGCCTCCTCGAGCGTCAGCGCCTCCGGCGTCTGCCCCCCTTGCAGGGAGGCGTTGAGCTTGCCGTGCTTGACGTAGGGGCCGTAGCGGCCTTCTCTCAGCTCGACGGGATCACCCGTTTCGGGGTGCTGGCCTACCACCCTGAGCGGCTTGTTCCGGCTTTCCTTGTTGGCGATGAGCTCGAGGGCGCGCCCTAAGTCCACCTTGAGCACGTCGTCGTCCTTGGTCAAGGAGGCAAACAGGCTGCCGTGCTTGACGTAGGGACCGAAGCGGCCGATATTGGCCTGAACCTTTTGCCCCGTCTCGGGATGCTCGCCCAGGCTGCGCGGCAGGTTGAGCAGCGAGGCGGCCATGGCAAAGTCCACGTCCTCCGGCCTCACGCCCTGCGGCAGGGAGACGCGCTTGGGCTTTTCGGCGTCGTTCTCGCCGAGCTGCAGGTAGGGCCCGTAAGGCCCCTGACGGAGCAGCATGGACTCGCCGTGGTCGGGGTGGACGCCGAGGGCGTTGTCGGGCGCCTTGCCGCCCTCGAGGGCCTCCTCGAGCCCCTCACGGGTCACGTCGCCGGGGGCGAGGGTGTCGGAGAGCGAGGCGGTGAGGCGCTCGCCGCCGATTTCGCCCTCGACATAGGGACCGTACTTGCCGACGCGCACCACATAGGGCGCCCACTTGGCAAAGGCCAGGGTGGAGACCTCGCGCGCGTCCAGGCTCTCCAGGCCGGCCTCGACCCGCGCCGACAGGCCCGCCTCGCCGCTGTAGAAGGTCTTCAGATAGGGTTTGGCCTCTACCTCGCCCGCGGCGATGTCGTCCAAGACCTGCTCCATGCTGGCGGTGAAGCCGGTGTCGACGAGCTGCTCGAACTGCTTCTCGAGCAGGTTGTTGGTCGCAAAGGCGGTAAAGGTGGGCACGAGCTGGCTGCCCTGTTTGCGCACGTAGCCGCGCCGCATCACCGTGTCGATGATGCTGGCGTAGGTGCTGGGCCGGCCGATACCCTCCCCTTCCAGGAGTTTGACGAGCGAGGCCTCGGTGAAGCGGGCGGGCGGCTTGGTCTCGTGGCCGAGCGCCTCGACCCCTTGGCAGTCCACCCGGTCGCCCTGGGCGAGCTCGGGCAGGGGCTGCTCGCGGTCGTCTAAGGCCGCCTCGGGGTCGTCCGAACCCTCGACGTAGGCGCGGAAGAAGCCGGGAAACTCGGTGGTGCGGCCCGTGGCGCGAAAGGTCGCCGCCGTCTCGCCCTCGCCCGCTTCGATCCGCGCGGTGACGAAGCGCAAGCGGGCGTCGGCCATCTGGGTGGCGATGGTGCGCTTCCAGATGAGGTCGTAGAGCCTGCCCTCGACGCCGCCGAGGTCGTGCTCGTTCTGCGTCTTCATGCTCTTGCCGGCGGGGCGGATGGCCTCGTGCGCCTCCTGGGCATTGCGCGCCTTTTGGCTGTAGCGGCGCGGCGCCGGGCTCAGGTAATCCTTGCCATAGCGCTTCTCGACCGCGCGGCGGCTGCCGTCGACGGCCTCTTGGGCCAGGTTGGTCGAGTCGGTGCGCATGTAGGTGATGTAGCCGTTCTCGTAGAGGCCCTGGGCGACGCGCATCGTCTCCTTGGCGGAGAGGCCGAGCTTGCGGCTGGCTTCTTGTTGCAGGGTCGAGGTGGTAAAGGGCGGCGCGGGCGAGCGCTTTTCCTGCCGCTCCTCGACCGCAAGGACGCGCCAGGGCTCCTTTGGCAGGCGGCCCTCGAGCGCGCGCGCCTGCTCTTCGCCCATCAAGAGGACGTTCTTGCCCTCCTCTAGCCCCGCCTTGAGCTTGCCGGTCTCGTCGTCGAAGTCGCGGCCCGTCGC harbors:
- the topA gene encoding type I DNA topoisomerase, producing MKRLVIVESPTKAKTIRRFLGRDFVIEASMGHVRDLPASAAEIPKELKGEPWARLGVRLENGFEPIYVVPAKKKQVVSKLRAAMKGVGELYIATDEDREGESIGWHLVQLLNPKVPVKRMVFHEITEEAILRALRNTRDIDQALVDAQETRRVLDRLVGYTISPLLWKKVAPRLSAGRVQSVAVRLMVLREKERIAFVAASYWDVKARLTKAKNPFEGTMTHYGGVRLATGRDFDDETGKLKAGLEEGKNVLLMGEEQARALEGRLPKEPWRVLAVEERQEKRSPAPPFTTSTLQQEASRKLGLSAKETMRVAQGLYENGYITYMRTDSTNLAQEAVDGSRRAVEKRYGKDYLSPAPRRYSQKARNAQEAHEAIRPAGKSMKTQNEHDLGGVEGRLYDLIWKRTIATQMADARLRFVTARIEAGEGETAATFRATGRTTEFPGFFRAYVEGSDDPEAALDDREQPLPELAQGDRVDCQGVEALGHETKPPARFTEASLVKLLEGEGIGRPSTYASIIDTVMRRGYVRKQGSQLVPTFTAFATNNLLEKQFEQLVDTGFTASMEQVLDDIAAGEVEAKPYLKTFYSGEAGLSARVEAGLESLDAREVSTLAFAKWAPYVVRVGKYGPYVEGEIGGERLTASLSDTLAPGDVTREGLEEALEGGKAPDNALGVHPDHGESMLLRQGPYGPYLQLGENDAEKPKRVSLPQGVRPEDVDFAMAASLLNLPRSLGEHPETGQKVQANIGRFGPYVKHGSLFASLTKDDDVLKVDLGRALELIANKESRNKPLRVVGQHPETGDPVELREGRYGPYVKHGKLNASLQGGQTPEALTLEEALALLAAKGDAPAKTRGKTKTRGKTTAKAKASKTKAKASTSKKKTPTRKAPAPKGPKATAPKATSSDLEAFLGELGEQDVEVVSRLEGMRDKSKTSIVATADSLGLSEEEVKAAHKRGMFKLRMLYGRARKESAGRAA